A single genomic interval of Scyliorhinus canicula chromosome 15, sScyCan1.1, whole genome shotgun sequence harbors:
- the LOC119979080 gene encoding uncharacterized protein LOC119979080: MGILQTLKHIFEDSEEKPECKRDAKNLYHKLVKLEYAILTVVWEEVLERFNKTKLRENSADRIAHYESEAKGLCEDITSSYSDDSKRIVTRTFSDGTSGIASSRGADKFRIEVLYQLYDCLIIQLHKRIDPYEQIANRFKFLSQLVNNSEIDEDNIKLTISYYKDDIDHKLVNEYYQFKEHLHLRKSQNTEENTPSKMQCPEVLQLICEQHLIEVFPNITAALKLHLTMPITSCEAERNFSKLSFIKNKFRSTSA, encoded by the exons ATGGGTATTTTACAAACTCTCAAACATATTTTTGAAGACTCAGAAGAGAAACCTGAATGTAAACGAGATGCAAAGAATTTATACCACAAGTTGGTAAAGCTGGAATATGCTATTTTAACAGTCGTTTGGGAAGAAGTGCTGGAGCGTTTCAACAAAACAA AACTCAGAGAAAATTCAGCCGATAGGATTGCACACTATGAATCAGAAGCAAAAGGTTTGTGTGAAGATATCACCTCAAGTTATTCTGATGATTCCAAACGCATTGTTACAAGGACATTTTCAGATGGAACAAGTGGTATTGCTTCTTCGAGAGGAGCTGACAAATTTAGGATAGAAGTTCTATATCAACTCTATGACTGCTTGATAATCCAGTTACACAAGAGGATTGACCCATATGAGCAGATTGCAAACAGGTTCAAGTTCCTCTCGCAATTGGTGAACAATTCTGAAATTGATGAGGACAATATTAAACTTACAATATCGTATTACAAAGATGATATTGACCACAAATTAGTAAACGAGTATTATCAGTTCAAAGAACATTTGCACCTTAGGAAATCCCAGAACACAGAAGAAAACACGCCATCTAAAATGCAATGCCCAGAAGTTCTTCAGCTTATTTGTGAGCAACACCTAATtgaagtgttccccaatattACTGCTGCGCTTAAGCTGCACTTGACAATGCCTATCACGAGCTGTGAAGCAGAAAGGAATTTTTCAAAGCTATCCTTTATAAAGAACAAATTTCGGTCTACCAGCGCTTAA